Proteins encoded together in one Lathamus discolor isolate bLatDis1 chromosome 3, bLatDis1.hap1, whole genome shotgun sequence window:
- the LOC136010099 gene encoding pulmonary surfactant-associated protein A-like, translating into MLSYSSYMLTAVAALLVTCNALPKYPGIPGLPGIPGLPGIPGLPGRDDLTGQTRLSGHRGASRSLVRPPVEQLTCPQGLANSLNTELHKVLVNLKHRLSRLKGVLVLKGKIREVGEKILASNGKKVDFASALASCEDARGTLATPMNEEENKAILGIVKKYNQYAYLGIKEGEDSGQFKYLNGMPVNYTKWHQKEPNGKRTEKCVEMYTDGSWNDKKCNLHHLTICEF; encoded by the exons ATGTTGTCTTACTCATCCTACATGCTTACAGCAGTAGCTGCTTTGTTAGTGACTTGCAATGCACTGCCTAAATATCCAGGAATCCCTGGGCTGCCTGGTATCCCTGGGCTGCCTGGTATCCCTGGGCTGCCTGGCAGAGATGACTTAACAGGACAGACACGTCTATCAG GTCACAGGGGAGCTTCCAGAAGCCTGGTGAGGCCTCCTGTAGAACAACTTACTTGTCCACAAG GTCTAGCCAATTCTCTGAACACTGAACTCCACAAAGTTTTAGTAAATTTGAAACACCGACTTTCCAGACTTAAAGGCG TGCTTGttttgaaggggaaaataagagaagtgggagaaaaaatACTTGCCAGCAACGGGAAAAAAGTTGATTTTGCATCTGCATTAGCATCCTGTGAAGACGCTAGAGGAACTCTTGCAACTCCTATGAATGAAGAGGAGAATAAAGCTATTTTGGGTATTGTGAAAAAGTATAACCAATATGCTTACCTGGGCATTAAAGAGGGTGAGGATTCAGGTCAATTTAAGTACCTAAATGGCATGCCTGTGAATTACACCAAGTGGCACCAAAAGGAGCCTAATGGCAAAAGGACTGAAAAATGTGTAGAGATGTACACAGATGGGAGCTGGAATGACAAAAAATGCAACCTGCATCACCTCACAATCTGTGAATTTTAA
- the LOC136011143 gene encoding pulmonary surfactant-associated protein A-like, which produces MLAPQLFHKILGVAFLLLLCCAQGKPARILQLPSAAHMPENGLNEGFIPGFLPLADNEKEDAIRQLDHEISRLEGVLHLEKIITAAGGKIFSTNGKKANFETTLNTCKEAGGSIATPRSLAENDAIQYFVKSFNTYAYLGIKESLIPSTFQFLDGTKLNYTNWHLNEPSGKGEEECVEMYTDGTWNDKKCNRNRLIVCQF; this is translated from the exons ATGCTGGCTCCACAGTTGTTCCACAAAATCTTAGGCGTAGCTTTTCTCCTGCTCCTATGCTGTGCTCAAGGTAAACCTGCAAGAATTCTTCAGCTGCCCAGTGCTGCACATATGCCTGAAAATGGGCTAAATGAAGGATTTATACCAG GTTTCCTACCGCTGGCTGATAATGAAAAGGAAGATGCTATCCGTCAATTAGATCATGAGATTTCCAGACTTGAAGGAG TTCTCCACTTGGAAAAGATAAtaacagcagctggaggaaaaatattttctaccaATGGGAAAAAAGCCAATTTTGAAACTACACTGAACACATGTAAAGAGGCTGGAGGGTCTATTGCTACTCCAAGAAGCCTGGCTGAGAATGATGCTATTCAGTACTTTGTGAAAAGTTTTAATACCTATGCCTACCTGGGGATAAAGGAATCTCTTATTCCAAGCACATTCCAGTTCCTAGATGGTACAAAGCTGAACTATACTAACTGGCATTTAAATGAACCTTCTGGCAAAGGGGAAGAGGAATGCGTGGAGATGTACACTGATGGTACTTGGAATGACAAGAAGTGCAACCGGAATCGCCTTATTGTTTGTCAGTTTTAG